AGACACTCTGGTTGTGGAGTTGCCCAAATCTCTTGGAGCAGGGGTAAGTTTTACTTCTTCGATATGCGGCAAAAATGAACATTTACTGACTGTTGTAGTCTGCATTGGCCCTTGGCGCATTCGGTACAACCCTGACGACGCTCTCATTGAGTCTTATGGAATGGCGAGGAGTTACCGTTACGAATGCTTTTGTTGccaacttcttcttcatcgcgGCGTTTGGTTTGGTGATCACGGCGCAGTGGGAGCTGTCTATCGGCAATGGCTTTGCATACACAGTCTTTAGCGCTTTCGGTATGTTCACAACACATCGTAACTTAGTATCCAGTGACTAACTGGTCAGGTCTCTTTTACGCCGGCTATGGAGCTCTCCTCACACCCGCCTTCGGAGTCGAGCAGGCATTCGGCAACGATACCGCACAGTACAACAACGCAGTCGGATTCTTCATGATTCTGTGGACGGTCTTCGTCTTCACATTCCTGATCGGGTCGCTACCTAGCAATCTTGCGTATATACTGGTGTTTTTCTTTGTGGATTTGGGCTTTCTTACTGTCGCGGCGAGCTACTTTGCTGCGGCGGATGGGCATCAAGCATCCTCGGTTGCGCTGAAGAAGTCCGGTGGTGCGTTTTGCTTCGTTGCGGGTCTTGTGGGATGGTACATTGTGTTCCATTTGCTGTTGAAGGATTCGTTGCTGGATCTGCCATTGGGTGATACTAGTCGCTATTttgcgaagaagaagcgcacGTAATTTGTATAGAGGGATTATTCGGGTGATAGACATAGATAGGGCAgtggtacagagtacaatgGATGTTCTACAAACCTTAATATATTACCATCGCACCATGTTCCTGTTCACATTGACATTGCATGCtctactacggagtactccaaCTCTGCCTGTATATTCTGTATCCTCACTGTATATGATCTACATCCGTATAACCGATAACGACATGGTCCACTCAATTGGCGAAATTAAGCAATTGAAGCTAATCACAGTCACCCCATATCGCATCATCCGCTGCGGGCATCAGCTAATTACATACCCCTCATGGATATACCATCTCCATAAATACATCTATTAATCCTCCCCTCAACCcctccaacaacaccaatAGCCAACACATTCATCAGATCAGCACAATGGCCGAAGTCCCCGCCACAGACCCCTCCGTCTACGCCTCCTACGAGTCCAAATGGGCTTCCCTCCCCTCTACCGCAGATGAATGGCTGTCTCGCGCGCGCGAGGTCGCTGATGTTCTTGCGCAAGATGCGCCGCAGCGGGACATAGAGCATAAGTCCCCGCGCGCGGAAGTCGCTCTGCTCAAGCACTCGGGACTTCTCAAATTGCTGGGACCGAAGAAgtatggtggtggtgagcAGCCGTGGACGGTGGGGTATCAGGCGATTCGGGAGGTTGCGAAGGCGGATGGGTAGGTTCAAACTTTCTAGCGAAGATATAGATGGATGGTTAACCAGCTTATAGGTCAATTGGAATGCTCCTTGGCTATCATTTGCTGTGGTCCACAACCGCCAACGTCGTCGGAACACCCGAGCAAATCGAACGCACGCACCAGACCATCATCTCGAATAACTACTTCGTCGGAGGTGCCGTGAACCCTCGCGACAGTGACCTGAAAATCACTTCCGACGGCGACAGTATCATCTTCAACGGCGCGAAGTTCTTCAACACTGGTGGTGTGGTTTCTGACCTCACAGTTCTTGAGGGTGTGCTGGAGGGCACTCAGGACCATATCTTTGCTATCGTGCCCACCGTGCAGCCGGGTATCCAATTCGCGCACAACTGGAGTAACGTCGGGCTACGATTGACCGAGTCTGGTGGCGTGAAGATCGAGAACGTCCGCGCGCCGTGGGCAGATGCACTTGGCTGGGATGCTGCATCCAAGAAGCCGCGCGACGATACGCTGAAGATTACATTTGGCgctctgctgctgccaacGTATGCCCACCTTGCCCTCCCATCTTTCGTTATCTTCTGAATCACGCACATACTAACAGAAATAGCATCCAACTCGTCTTCGGCAACTTTTACCTCGGCATCGCCCAGGGCGCCCTAACCTTCGCCTCCAAATACACAACCACGAACACCCGTCCCTGGCCCTTCGGCGGCGACAACAAGTCCTCCGCTACAGAAGAATTCTACATCCTCGAGCGCTACGGTAACTTCTTCGCGCACCTGCGTGCCGCAGAAGCCCTAGCCGACCGCGCCGCCGAGCAACTCTCGGGAGTATACACCAAGTATGGCTCTGACCGGGGTGCGCTTACTCCTCGCGAGCGTGGAGAGGTTGCTGAGTGGGTTGCAAGTGTTAAGGTTGTTGCGACAGATACGGGGCTAAGGGTTGCCAATGGCGTGTTTGAGGTTACTGGGGCGAGGGCGACGGGATTGAAAGTTGGGTTGGATCGGTTTTGGAGGGATATTCGGACACATACGTTGCATGATCCCGTGGCGTATAAGAATCGGGAATTGGGGAGGTATGTGCTGCTTGGGGAGGTTCCGGAGCCCACTTGGTATACTTAGGCGACATGGTACGAGACTCCATGTTATACTCAGGATAGATATATAGATGCACGCGATACCATGAAGATATTGACTCATTACGATCAGAGAAGACATTCATGCTCATCGAAGCAATTGAATTAGAAAATAGACATTACTATTTCATACTGCTTACCCATCGTCATTCGTTTAACCACGGCGG
This sequence is a window from Aspergillus chevalieri M1 DNA, chromosome 5, nearly complete sequence. Protein-coding genes within it:
- a CDS encoding uncharacterized protein (COG:S;~EggNog:ENOG410PNRA;~InterPro:IPR000791,IPR030186;~PFAM:PF01184;~TransMembrane:6 (o39-61i73-93o99-123i135-156o162-188i200-220o);~go_component: GO:0016021 - integral component of membrane [Evidence IEA]) — encoded protein: MTSKETHETNGSTSTGTNPVDLEHQARADTLVVELPKSLGAGSALALGAFGTTLTTLSLSLMEWRGVTVTNAFVANFFFIAAFGLVITAQWELSIGNGFAYTVFSAFGLFYAGYGALLTPAFGVEQAFGNDTAQYNNAVGFFMILWTVFVFTFLIGSLPSNLAYILVFFFVDLGFLTVAASYFAAADGHQASSVALKKSGGAFCFVAGLVGWYIVFHLLLKDSLLDLPLGDTSRYFAKKKRT
- a CDS encoding thermophilic desulfurizing enzyme family protein (COG:I;~EggNog:ENOG410PGUT;~InterPro:IPR013107,IPR013786,IPR009100,IPR036250, IPR037069;~PFAM:PF02771,PF08028;~go_function: GO:0016627 - oxidoreductase activity, acting on the CH-CH group of donors [Evidence IEA];~go_function: GO:0050660 - flavin adenine dinucleotide binding [Evidence IEA];~go_process: GO:0055114 - oxidation-reduction process [Evidence IEA]): MAEVPATDPSVYASYESKWASLPSTADEWLSRAREVADVLAQDAPQRDIEHKSPRAEVALLKHSGLLKLLGPKKYGGGEQPWTVGYQAIREVAKADGSIGMLLGYHLLWSTTANVVGTPEQIERTHQTIISNNYFVGGAVNPRDSDLKITSDGDSIIFNGAKFFNTGGVVSDLTVLEGVLEGTQDHIFAIVPTVQPGIQFAHNWSNVGLRLTESGGVKIENVRAPWADALGWDAASKKPRDDTLKITFGALLLPTIQLVFGNFYLGIAQGALTFASKYTTTNTRPWPFGGDNKSSATEEFYILERYGNFFAHLRAAEALADRAAEQLSGVYTKYGSDRGALTPRERGEVAEWVASVKVVATDTGLRVANGVFEVTGARATGLKVGLDRFWRDIRTHTLHDPVAYKNRELGRYVLLGEVPEPTWYT